The DNA region TAAAATTTTAGAAACAGCTTATATCGATGAGGTAAATTTTCAGGATGAAACAGTCAAAAGAACTATGAGGTATTCGGGTTGGGGGCTTCAGCCACAAATTTATCAATCAGAATCAAGCAAATGGACAGTAAATGCAGTTTTCGATTTTGGAAAATATAAATGGACAAATGCTGCTGGAGGTACATCTTCTTTTAAAAGGAATCATGTAGGTTTTGGTTTTCAATATAATTTTTAATCCCGAAAAAAAATGAGAAAGATTTATTTAATCCTTATAATGACTAGTTTGTATTTTAATTTTTCATGTTCATCAGATTTAGACTCTGATTCTACCAATGGAACCAGCATGGGTTCAAATATTCAGGAAATTACACAAGCAAAGCAGTTTTATAGTGATAATGGAGGTGCTTTTAAGTTTAGATTGTATTATTTTCCCCCCTCTGAAGGAAGTACTACCAATAACAATAATCAAGCGGCCGAAATCAATAAAATATTAGATTATAATGGAATTATTTCTGTCATCGCAAAATACACATTGTTTGCCCAAAGTATTCAAAGTTATGGGGCAGTTGTAAATTGTCAGGGGGATTTTATTTCTCCGCAAACTTCGACAGCTGTTGGATTACAATCGCAATACTTCAATGATGATTTTGAGGTTTTAGCAAATAATAATCTGGTTTCCTATAGTCATTCTAATTCCTCATTTGAGGGGAATTATGGCTATGCAGGTGCAAGTTATCACAACCACACGTTAAATACTCATAATGGACCAACTTCAGCTAGTACTAATCAAGGGTATATGGGGCAGTTCAATAATCAGTTTTTTATGCTGAGTATGGGTTTGAATTCTAATTATGGGCACCCTATGTTGTATAATAATTATAATCCTAATACAGGAGCTTGGAGTGGTACAGCAGTAAGTCAAATGGATTGGGTACAGGGAGTGATGACAAATCTTCCTACAACTAATCATGCTTCAAAAGCAGGTAATACTGATAAAATCTTTTGGGCATGGTTGAGTTTTAATACAACTACAGATAATGGTAAAATTAATATCATTAATTACAACGGTTCAGCGTTTAGCGCAGTAACTTCACTAGATGGAATAGGAAGTGTAGGCACAGGTTTGAGTATGGAATATAAGCATAGTATTCATTTGTGTAAAAATCCAAACAATTTATCCAATCCTTACATGGTAGTTCGTAGATACAATACGGATGTTTTAGATATTTATAAATTCACAGGAACTGCAATAGAGGTGGTTAAAACAGGGATTAGTTTGCCTGTAATGATACCAATAACATCTGGGACAACACGTGTTTATAAAGAGATTGTTTTTTCAGGTAGTTCTATTTATCTCATAACCGGAAAAGATAAATACTTGTATAAATTGTCTGGAAATACTTTTGTTGTGGATAAACCAAACTTAACACAGGCAAACGAAACAATTTCAGCTTTGGAAAGTACATCAAATGGAATCTTGGTTTCAATCGTAAAATCAATTTTGTCTACACCACAACCTAAAATGGTTTCGGACGTGGTTTTAATTCCTAATTAAAAATATTTAAAAAAAATGAAAGCAAAAATCTTATTAATTACAATGACAGTTTACTTTATCGGTTTTTCAATTAATGCACAGGTGACAGATAAAAATGGCATTGTTTACAAAACAGTAAAAATTGGCACTCAAATTTGGATGTCCGAGAATGTGAAGACAACCACTTTTCAAAACGGAGATCTAATTCCTGAGGCTAAAAATGTAGAAGATTGGATAAAAGCAGGAAAGGAAGGAAAGCCAATGTTTATTTCATGGGACAAATCTTCGGATATTAAAGACTATGGAAATCTATATAACTGGTATGCCATTACCGATAAAAGAGGTTTTGCTCCTAAAGGATGGCATATTCCATCAGATAAGGAATGGACTATTTTAGCTAATTTTCTTGGAGGTACAAAATTAGCGACAGATAAATTAAAAAGTGATTCGCTACGTATAGGTTGGGAAGTTTATGAAGGAGGAAGTAATGTGAGCGGTTTTTCGGGTTATCCGGGAAGAAAAAATAACACCCGAAGGGTCTTATGAAGATTTGAGTTTTTATGGATATTGGTGGAGTTCTTCCGAATCTGATGGTTTAGGCTTGAATAGAAATTTATCAATGGATAATTCTCCTTTTGATTCAGCCTCTAGTTTTAAAGGGAATGGATTTTCAGTTCGATGTATAAAGGATTAATGATTTAGTAGTTATTGTGTATTTGAACCCATTTATTTTTATTAGAAATGATGTTTCTGGTGTTTGGTATTTTTAATACTTTTATAAAAAAACATAAATGCAAAGAAAAATACTTTTAGGGATAGTACTAATAGCAATAATAGTCTTATTATTCAAATACTGTGATTTCAAGAAAGAGGATGAATCGGCAGGTATTAGCTATAATACTAACTTAATCCAGCAGCAAATTGTAAATGTGGGGAAATTAGTCGTAACCGAAGGGCATTTTGCTGAGGTGATTACGTATAAGAACCAACAAAAATATTTGATGAATATGCTTTCATTTGAAAAGAAAGCACTTTTAGTTGTTAATGCGGATGTGACGGTAGCCTACGATTTGCATCAAATGAAATACGATATTGATGAAGCAAATAAAACAATCACTATTTTGAATATACCAAAGGAAGAAATCAAAATTAGTCCAGATATTCAGTTTTATGATGTAGAACAAAGCAAATTGAATCCTTTTACAGGAGAAGATTACAATAAAATCAACAAACAGGTTAGAGCTAATTTGGCCAAAAAAATTGAAAAATCTTCCTTAAAGAAAAATGCTCAAAACCGCTTGATTTCCGAACTTTCTAAAATGCTGATTTTAACCAATAGCATGGGTTGGAAGTTGCAATACGAAAACAAAGTAATTGAAAACGAAACTGATTTAAGACAAAATATTAAATTATAGTGATCAACTTTCAAAAAAATTGCGACCTCCTGTTCTAAAGTATTCTATTTTGTAAAAGAACATTTCAGCCATGTTTTTAGCACGAAGTTTAGCTTCTTCGGCTAATGCTCCGGTATAAAGACTATCAATGGTTTCGGTAAAAATTTCCATCCAACGATTAAAATGTGTTTTTTCTACAGGCAGATGTTTATGAGGAGGAAAAGGACTTCCTGAATAGGTATGTTCTTCCAGTAAGATAGTTTGCCAAAAGCGATACATTCTTTCTAAATGTGAAGGCCAATTGTTGCCAATTTTTTCATTAAAAATTGGGCCAATAAGTGTGTCTTTTTGCACTTTTCCATAGAAGGTGTCAACCAATAATTTGATGTCGTCAAGAGTTTTGATATCGCTTAATGCTGTCATTTTTTTTAAATTTGAGATTAGAATTTTGAGGTTCTTAACCGATTAATTGGTTGAATAAATCTTGTTTTTCGTTTAGGTATTCATACTGAAAACCTTTTTCTTTCATTTTTGTTTTGATAGCAACAATGTCGTTTCTGTTTTTCAATTCAAGACCTACAACTGCTGGGCCTACCTCACGATTGTTTTTTTTAGTAAACTGGAAATAGGTAATGTCGTCTTCAGGTCCTAAAATGTCATTAACAAATTCTTTTAATGCTCCGGGACGTTGCGGAAATTGGATCATAAAATAATGCATCAATCCTTCGTAAAGTAAAGAACGTTCTTTGATTTCGGCAGTACGTTCAATATCGTTGTTGCTTCCGCTTACGATACAAACAACTGTTTTTCCTTTGATTTCTTCTTTATAAAAATCCAAAGCGGCAATAGACAATGCACCAGCAGGTTCTACTACCATTGCTTCTTCATTGTATAAACGTAAAATAGTGGTACACACTTTTCCTTCAGGAACTAAAATGATATCACTTAGGTTTTTTTTGCAGATTTCAAAAGTGATTTTCCCTACTTGTTTCACGGCGGCTCCATCTACAAACTTGTTGATGTTTTCCAAAACGGTTACTTCGCCATTGGCAATTGAAGTCTTCATCGAAGGTGCTCCTTCAGGTTCGATTCCTATGATTTTAGTTTTAGGACTCAAATGTTTGAATACTTCTGAAAGTCCTGCAGATAATCCTCCGCCGCCCAGTGGAACAAAAACATAATCAATAGGCTGAGTGTAACTTTCTAAAATTTCTAAACCTACTGTTCCTTGACCAGCAATTACTTTTTCATCGTCAAATGGGTGAATAAAAGCCATTTTGTTAGTAGTGGCATCTATCATTGCAGCTGCATAAGCATCGTCAAAAGTATCTCCTGTAAGCACAATTTCAACAAAGGAACCTCCAAAAAGAGTTACTTGTTTTACTTTTTGTTTCGGAGTGGTTTTAGGCATGTATATTTTGCCTTTTATTTGAAGTAATTTACAGGAATATGCTACGCCCTGAGCATGGTTTCCAGCACTGGCGCAAATTACCCCTTGCGCTTTTTCTCCAGGACTTAGTGTGCTGATTTTATTGTAAGCACCTCTTATTTTATAAGAACGAACCGTTTGTAAATCCTCTCTTTTTAATAAAATGCGAGTATTAAATTCATTAGAAAGATTTAAATTTTCGGTCAAAGGTGTTTGCATTACGACACCTTCTAATTGTTTTTTTGCTTCTTGTATTTGTTGAAATAAATCCATGTCTTCTAAATAAAAAAACCTCCTTTGTAGGAGGTTTTATAAATTGTAATACTATAATTGATTTACATAAACCTCCTGCATTATTATGGAATAATAATGATAATTGAGATTTGAATGTTAAACGTGTTTTTCATGTTTGATTTTCTGTCTACAAAGATAGCGTAATTATTTGGATCAATATAAAAGTCCTATTTTTTTTCTTCTCCAGGAGGGAATTGTGCTAAGATTTTTGATACAAAGTCATTAATCTGTTTTTCCTTTTCTATTCTGTTTTCCGAAAGAGTTCCTATTCCTTGTCCTTGCCAAACCAATTCTTTTTTCTTGGTATCAATTAAGTCGATGAAAAGAGTTCCTTGAGTTGAAGAAGAGACAAAGGTGTTTCCTCCACCCCAAAAATAAGGATTCCATCCCCATCCCCAGCCATAACCCCAACCCATATTGAATTGGTTTACATCAATTTGTTCTCTTTCTTTAGTGAAAAAATTAATGAGTAAATCTGGGTTATCACTTTTAGTCATTCCTTTTTGGCTTAACGAATTGTCTATTGCGTGTAAAATTCTTCTTTTATCTAAATCAGATATTTCAACTTTGTCAATTCCTTTTTTATGGAAGGCATAGGTTTTGTATTGTTTAAAATCTACATGGCTATCGTAGTCAGAATTTACTCTTACAGAACTACAGGCATTGAATAGAAAAAGAAATAAGAGCGGTAGTATTTTTATTGTTTTCATAGTGCAATTTTTTGATTATTAATCTATAATTAAAATTTAGGTGTTTATTTGAACTATAAAACAGGAAAAAGTTTTGTTAATACCTCTATTTCTTGTTTGTTCCTGTTTTTTTATCATATCCATAAGGACAATGTCGACAACCGCTTTTACAACAATAACCTCTTTTTAAATGATATTTTTCTGTAAAACATTTGTATCCTTCTGGAGTGTAATAGAAATCTTCACCTTCTATTAATTTATTTTCATTACTTTGCCCAATCATTAATTTTTGTTGTTCATTTCTACAAATTTAAAATTTAAAACGCAATGTTTCTCTTCGTTAACAAGTATTTAATACCCAAAGGATTTCGTGGTTTAACTCTGTATCCCTTTGTGATTTTAAAATACAAAGAAGACAAATCTAATGCTGTTTTAATCAATCATGAACGTATTCATTTACAACAACAAATAGAAATGTTACTTTTTCCTTTTTTTATTTGGTATGGTACAGAATATCTGTTTTTGTTGTTAAAATACAACAACAAAAATCATGCCTATCGAAGTATTTCTTTTGAAAGAGAGGCCTATAGCAATGAGACTGATTTAGAATATCTTAAAAAAAGAAAGCTTTTTAGTTTTTTAAGGTATTTGAGAAAGTCCTAAAAATGATTTTAACCGCAAAGAAGAAAAAGTTTTTACAAAGCGCACTAAGAAAAAAATCGGCGTTTATCTGCAAAATCTGCGTGCAATTTTTTAAACATATAAGTCATATACGTATGTTGAAAGTTTAAAAAGCAGTTAAGTACTTTTAAGTTGTTTTCATCAATGAAAACTTTGGTGAAATCCTTTTAATCTGTGGTGTAAATAACGATGTAAAGTTTAGATAAGTTTATTTTCATTTATGAAAATATAAATCCGTGGAATTTTGAACTCAAAGATTTTAAAAATCAATTAGTGCATTCGTGGCAGTTATTAACAGCAAAGAAGACAAAAAAAATCTGTGATAATCTGTGTAACCCGCCTGCCAGCGAGGCAGGTCTGTGGCAAAAATAATGTTGTAAAGTTCTCAAAGTTTAAATTGAAAATAATTTATGAATTTGAGGTCGAAAAGGATGGTGAATCCTTAGAAGTTTTACCTTTGCAAAAATTATAAGTTTTGAATCAAGAAGTACAAATACAATTTCCTA from Flavobacterium nitratireducens includes:
- a CDS encoding fibrobacter succinogenes major paralogous domain-containing protein, giving the protein MKAKILLITMTVYFIGFSINAQVTDKNGIVYKTVKIGTQIWMSENVKTTTFQNGDLIPEAKNVEDWIKAGKEGKPMFISWDKSSDIKDYGNLYNWYAITDKRGFAPKGWHIPSDKEWTILANFLGGTKLATDKLKSDSLRIGWEVYEGGSNVSGFSGYPGRKNNTRRVL
- a CDS encoding DUF4230 domain-containing protein, yielding MQRKILLGIVLIAIIVLLFKYCDFKKEDESAGISYNTNLIQQQIVNVGKLVVTEGHFAEVITYKNQQKYLMNMLSFEKKALLVVNADVTVAYDLHQMKYDIDEANKTITILNIPKEEIKISPDIQFYDVEQSKLNPFTGEDYNKINKQVRANLAKKIEKSSLKKNAQNRLISELSKMLILTNSMGWKLQYENKVIENETDLRQNIKL
- a CDS encoding group III truncated hemoglobin yields the protein MTALSDIKTLDDIKLLVDTFYGKVQKDTLIGPIFNEKIGNNWPSHLERMYRFWQTILLEEHTYSGSPFPPHKHLPVEKTHFNRWMEIFTETIDSLYTGALAEEAKLRAKNMAEMFFYKIEYFRTGGRNFFES
- the ilvA gene encoding threonine ammonia-lyase IlvA → MDLFQQIQEAKKQLEGVVMQTPLTENLNLSNEFNTRILLKREDLQTVRSYKIRGAYNKISTLSPGEKAQGVICASAGNHAQGVAYSCKLLQIKGKIYMPKTTPKQKVKQVTLFGGSFVEIVLTGDTFDDAYAAAMIDATTNKMAFIHPFDDEKVIAGQGTVGLEILESYTQPIDYVFVPLGGGGLSAGLSEVFKHLSPKTKIIGIEPEGAPSMKTSIANGEVTVLENINKFVDGAAVKQVGKITFEICKKNLSDIILVPEGKVCTTILRLYNEEAMVVEPAGALSIAALDFYKEEIKGKTVVCIVSGSNNDIERTAEIKERSLLYEGLMHYFMIQFPQRPGALKEFVNDILGPEDDITYFQFTKKNNREVGPAVVGLELKNRNDIVAIKTKMKEKGFQYEYLNEKQDLFNQLIG
- a CDS encoding DUF4136 domain-containing protein; translated protein: MKTIKILPLLFLFLFNACSSVRVNSDYDSHVDFKQYKTYAFHKKGIDKVEISDLDKRRILHAIDNSLSQKGMTKSDNPDLLINFFTKEREQIDVNQFNMGWGYGWGWGWNPYFWGGGNTFVSSSTQGTLFIDLIDTKKKELVWQGQGIGTLSENRIEKEKQINDFVSKILAQFPPGEEKK
- a CDS encoding DUF5522 domain-containing protein; its protein translation is MIGQSNENKLIEGEDFYYTPEGYKCFTEKYHLKRGYCCKSGCRHCPYGYDKKTGTNKK